One Littorina saxatilis isolate snail1 linkage group LG12, US_GU_Lsax_2.0, whole genome shotgun sequence genomic region harbors:
- the LOC138982061 gene encoding KRAB-A domain-containing protein 2-like: MDVEDRFRKCLFERYAKNKNYLLPKDCYFTMINDLKTAQVSSTTKTSRQYKLMKRYEVLQCGPNDKLIRKRSSPDEAPIFFVTLEDTYDTIKTAHIATGHGGRDRMLKELEKKFANIQRDSVELFKSYCLVCQEKQKRQKTKGVVVRPILTEEFNSRSQVDLVDYQSMEDGGYKWIMVYQDHLTKFVVLRPLTSKRACQVALQLVDIFTLFGAPVILQSDNGSEFTAVVIRELRDLWPELKLVHGKPRHPQSQGSVERANGDIKDMLTAWMSDHQTTRWSLGLKFVQFMKNRAYHSGLKRSPYRAMFGVEPRVGLSSTWLPEALIDEMQTEEDLRERVGWSSNADNASNPESAGSDLDINITSVSVQVHEESTSAGATLQELSNGDAAVIDRAFEIVQDELTMTNVTAILQEELSNGGEGVVETVQCEPSMTDATATAILHELSNGGEGVVETVQGEPSMTDATATAILQELSNGGEGVLHTENNELRLLNKRQLSINRQREASRECQKGQAERMIKRSRIELCPGQPGDNVAVPVPLVDRGRGDPRNILGIILHKTENDLYKIATRSGVLKGSFTRNEFELCAQKLLTEQDVKCDKQVSVREAVVQNSLSGGQGFTKCNCSGGKKCQTNRCKCFKRKVLCNSRCHQSLTCKNK; encoded by the exons ATGGACGTAGAGGATCGTTTTCGAAAATGTCTTTTTGAAAGATATGCCAAAAATAAGAACTATTTGTTACCAAAGGATTGCTACTTTACCATGATCAACGACCTCAAGACAGCACAGGTGTCATCGACAACCAAAACATCACGCCAGTACAAACTGATGAAGAg GTATGAGGTGCTGCAGTGCGGTCCAAATGACAAGCTGATCCGAAAAAGATCCTCACCTGATGAAGCCCCGATCTTCTTTGTCACCCTTGAAGATACCTACGACACCATCAAGACTGCACACATCGCCACCGGTCACGGAGGGCGCGATAGGATGCTGAAGGAACTGGAAAAGaaatttgccaatatccaaagaGACAGTGTAGAACTGTTTAAGTCTTATTGCCTCGTGTGCCAGGAGAAACAAAAGCGACAGAAAACCAAAGGTGTCGTCGTGCGACCTATTCTCACAGAGGAATTCAATTCCAGAAGCCAAGTGGACCTTGTGGACTACCAGTCGATGGAGGATGGCGGCTACAAATGGATTATGGTCTATCAAGATCACCTCACCAAATTTGTAGTCTTGCGACCGCTGACATCAAAAAGGGCGTGCCAAGTAGCCCTTCAGCTCGTGGACATTTTTACTCTTTTCGGGGCTCCAGTGATCCTTCAATCGGACAATGGAAGCGAGTTCACTGCAGTTGTCATCAGAGAACTACGAGATCTGTGGCCAGAATTAAAACTCGTTCATGGAAAACCTCGTCATCCTCAGTCACAAGGCTCTGTAGAGAGGGCCAACGGTGACATCAAGGACATGCTGACTGCTTGGATGTCGGATCACCAAACAACGCGTTGGTCATTGGGTCTAAAGTTCGTGCAGTTCATGAAAAACCGAGCCTACCATTCAGGATTGAAAAGATCCCCGTACAGAGCCATGTTTGGCGTCGAGCCCAGAGTTGGGCTGTCTTCCACGTGGCTGCCAGAGGCCCTGATTGATGAAATGCAAACAGAAGAGGACCTTCGAGAAAGAGTAGGCTGGTCAAGTAATGCTGATAACGCAAGCAATCCGGAGTCAGCAGGTTCAGATTTGGACATCAATATAACAAGTGTCTCTGTGCAGGTCCATGAAGAATCAACCAGTGCTGGTGCCACTCTACAGGAACTTTCAAATGGTGATGCAGCAGTCATCGACAGAGCATTCGAAATAGTCCAAGATGAACTGACAATGACTAATGTCACTGCCATTCTACAGGAAGAACTATCAAATGGTGGTGAAGGAGTCGTCGAAACAGTCCAATGTGAACCGTCAATGACTGatgccactgccactgccattCTACATGAACTATCAAATGGTGGGGAAGGAGTCGTCGAAACAGTCCAAGGTGAACCGTCAATGACTGatgccactgccactgccattCTACAGGAACTATCAAATGGTGGCGAAGGAGTCCTGCATACTGAAAATAATGAACTTCGCTTGCTCAACAAACGGCAACTAAGTATCAATCGTCAACGGGAGGCCAGCCGAGAATGCCAGAAGGGGCAGGCAGAGCGAATGATAAAGCGTAGCAGAATAGAGCTATGCCCGGGACAACCTGGAGACAACGTGGCAGTGCCCGTTCCCCTGGTCGACAGGGGTCGAGGAGATCCcagaaacattctgggaatTATTCTGCACAAGACTGAAAACGACCTGTATAAAATTGCAACAAGAAGCGGGGTACTGAAAGGATCTTTCACTAGAAATGAATTTGAACTCTGCGCACAGAAACTCTTGACAGAGCAAGATGTAAAATGTGACAAACAGGTCAGTGTCCGCGAGGCAGTTGTTCAAAATTCCTTGAGTGGAGGACAGGGCTTTACCAAATGCAACTGCTCTGGGGGGAAAAAGTGTCAAACAAATAGGTGTAAATGCTTCAAACGTAAAGTACTCTGCAACAGTCGTTGCCACCAAAGCCTgacatgcaaaaacaaatga